A window of Clostridium sp. 'White wine YQ' contains these coding sequences:
- a CDS encoding YkvA family protein: MRKVINKLKSEASKMKKEVTALIIAYKRNDVPLIAKILAIIIVAYAVSPIDLIPDFIPVLGYLDDIILIPLGITLVLKLIPREIMEECREEAKKEIDKKSKIGMLGVILTLAVWAVVAFTIIKAYFK; encoded by the coding sequence TTGAGAAAAGTAATAAATAAACTTAAATCAGAAGCTAGTAAAATGAAAAAAGAAGTAACTGCACTTATTATTGCATACAAGAGAAATGATGTGCCTTTAATAGCAAAAATTTTAGCAATTATTATAGTTGCTTATGCAGTTAGCCCAATAGATTTAATTCCAGACTTTATTCCTGTACTGGGTTATTTAGATGATATTATACTGATTCCTTTAGGAATTACTTTGGTTTTGAAATTAATACCTAGAGAAATAATGGAAGAGTGTAGAGAAGAGGCAAAAAAAGAAATAGATAAAAAGAGTAAAATTGGAATGTTAGGAGTCATATTAACTTTAGCAGTATGGGCAGTAGTAGCATTTACTATCATAAAAGCATATTTTAAATAA
- a CDS encoding ribonuclease Z encodes MVELALLGTGGGMPMPSRFLSAVLINYSGRKILVDVGEGTQVSMRILGWGFKSVDVICITHGHGDHIVGLPGLLATIGNSGRTEPLTIIGPKGIELIITGLRVIVPYLPYEIEIIEDPKETIDLFKNNPINIETIELDHSAPCLGYKFYIKRNAKFDVEKAMKNNVPKHFWNILQKGNVCEEEGNIYLPEMVMGEERNGIKVSVITDTRPIEEIKKFIENSALFICEGTYGDEDDLPKAIKNKHMTFSEAATLAKEGNVKELLLTHFSPAMNEPNIYVENARKIFYNTTIGYDRMIKSLAFE; translated from the coding sequence ATGGTGGAACTAGCTTTATTAGGAACAGGTGGTGGTATGCCTATGCCATCAAGATTTCTATCAGCCGTATTAATTAATTATTCAGGTAGAAAGATATTAGTTGATGTTGGTGAAGGGACTCAAGTATCAATGAGAATATTAGGATGGGGATTTAAAAGTGTAGATGTTATATGCATAACACATGGACATGGAGATCATATAGTTGGATTACCTGGACTTTTAGCTACAATAGGTAATAGTGGAAGAACAGAGCCACTTACAATAATTGGCCCTAAGGGAATAGAACTAATAATTACAGGGTTAAGAGTTATAGTGCCATATTTACCCTATGAAATAGAAATAATAGAGGATCCTAAAGAAACAATTGATTTATTTAAAAATAATCCTATTAATATAGAGACGATAGAACTTGACCATTCAGCACCATGTCTAGGGTACAAATTCTATATTAAAAGAAATGCAAAGTTTGATGTAGAGAAAGCCATGAAAAATAATGTTCCTAAGCATTTTTGGAACATTCTTCAAAAAGGAAATGTATGTGAGGAAGAGGGAAATATATATTTACCAGAAATGGTTATGGGTGAAGAAAGGAATGGAATTAAAGTTAGTGTAATTACAGATACAAGACCAATAGAAGAAATAAAAAAGTTTATAGAGAATAGTGCACTTTTCATTTGTGAAGGGACTTATGGAGATGAAGATGATTTACCCAAGGCTATAAAAAATAAGCATATGACTTTTAGTGAAGCAGCTACATTAGCGAAAGAAGGAAATGTAAAAGAATTATTACTAACACATTTCTCGCCAGCTATGAATGAGCCTAATATTTATGTGGAGAATGCAAGAAAAATATTTTATAATACTACTATTGGATACGATAGAATGATAAAAAGTTTAGCCTTTGAATAG
- a CDS encoding amino acid ABC transporter ATP-binding protein: MINVKNLDKAFGNNHILKSVNLQVNEGETTVIIGPSGSGKTTLLRCMNLLEIPNDGEITLGEVTLGFSNNKKLTEKEIISLRKQTGMVFQGFNLFPHMTVINNIMEGQVTVLKRSKEEAKKKAEILLEKVGLAEKANSYPYELSGGQQQRVAIARAMAMDPKILLFDEPTSALDPELEAEVLKVIKELAKEGMTMIVVTHNMNFARDVANKVVFMEEGIIIQEGTPGEIFNHTENDRMKRFLNIVG; this comes from the coding sequence ATGATTAATGTTAAAAATTTAGATAAGGCATTTGGGAATAATCATATATTGAAATCCGTTAATTTGCAGGTAAATGAAGGTGAAACAACTGTAATAATAGGACCTTCAGGTTCAGGAAAAACTACACTTCTTCGTTGTATGAATTTACTTGAGATTCCTAATGACGGAGAAATAACTCTTGGAGAAGTTACTTTAGGATTTTCAAATAATAAAAAGTTAACTGAAAAAGAAATTATTTCATTGCGTAAACAAACAGGAATGGTATTTCAAGGCTTTAATTTATTCCCTCATATGACAGTTATTAATAACATTATGGAAGGACAAGTTACTGTTCTAAAAAGAAGTAAGGAAGAAGCAAAAAAGAAAGCTGAGATTCTTTTAGAAAAGGTTGGACTCGCGGAAAAGGCCAACAGCTATCCTTATGAATTATCTGGAGGACAGCAGCAAAGAGTTGCAATAGCTAGAGCAATGGCCATGGATCCTAAAATATTACTTTTTGATGAGCCGACTTCAGCATTAGACCCCGAGCTTGAAGCAGAAGTCTTAAAAGTAATTAAAGAACTGGCTAAAGAAGGTATGACAATGATTGTTGTTACTCATAATATGAATTTTGCTAGAGATGTAGCAAATAAAGTAGTTTTTATGGAAGAAGGAATAATAATTCAAGAAGGCACCCCAGGAGAAATATTTAATCACACTGAAAATGATAGAATGAAAAGATTTTTAAATATAGTTGGTTAA
- a CDS encoding amino acid ABC transporter permease, with translation MNLDARIIQILTDSFWPILKAGLVFTIPVTIVSFALGLIVALLTALARISNIKILSAIARFYVWIIRGTPLLVQLFIIFYGLPNAGITLDPLPSAIIAFTLSVGAYNSEVIRAAILSIPKGQWESAFSIGMTKTQAIRRIILPQAARVSVPPLSNSFISLVKDTSLAATITLTEMFQVAQRVTATTYEPLWLYSEAAVIYLIFCTILSAIQKRLETKLDRFVAK, from the coding sequence ATGAACTTAGATGCTAGAATAATTCAGATTCTTACAGATTCATTTTGGCCAATATTAAAGGCAGGTTTGGTTTTTACCATACCTGTCACTATTGTTTCCTTTGCATTAGGTTTAATTGTTGCTCTTTTGACTGCACTAGCAAGAATTTCAAATATTAAAATACTTAGTGCCATAGCTAGATTTTATGTGTGGATTATTAGAGGAACCCCACTATTAGTTCAATTATTTATAATATTTTATGGATTGCCAAATGCCGGAATAACTCTTGATCCGTTACCTTCAGCAATTATAGCATTCACTTTAAGTGTAGGAGCTTATAATTCAGAAGTAATTAGAGCGGCAATATTATCAATTCCAAAGGGGCAATGGGAATCAGCATTCTCTATAGGAATGACTAAAACACAAGCCATAAGAAGGATAATTTTACCGCAGGCAGCTAGGGTTTCAGTTCCACCACTTTCTAATTCATTTATTAGTTTAGTAAAGGACACTTCACTAGCAGCAACGATTACCTTAACTGAAATGTTTCAGGTGGCTCAAAGAGTTACAGCAACAACTTATGAACCATTATGGCTTTATAGTGAAGCAGCAGTAATATACCTTATATTCTGTACTATACTTTCAGCTATTCAAAAAAGACTTGAAACAAAACTTGATAGATTTGTTGCAAAATAA
- a CDS encoding amino acid ABC transporter substrate-binding protein — MKKIALLIGTILIASVGLVACSSKSNEAKSNNLLDTIKKEGVIKIGTEGTYAPYTFHDSTGKLTGFDVEIAQEIAKRIGVKPEFVETKWDGMLAGLDAKRFDIVVNEVGINDERKQKYDFSDPYVTSKALLIVKGDNTSIKSFDDLKGKKAAQTLTSNFGKLAKASGADIVEADGFNQSIDLLTSGRVDATINDSLSYYDLKKQKPDLQVKIAAEYKDADQSAVLINKGNKELVDAVNKALADMKSDGTYLEISKKYFNEDVSK; from the coding sequence ATGAAAAAAATAGCTTTATTAATTGGAACTATATTAATCGCGTCAGTAGGTTTAGTTGCTTGTTCATCAAAAAGCAATGAAGCGAAATCAAATAACTTATTAGATACTATTAAAAAAGAGGGTGTAATTAAAATAGGAACAGAAGGTACTTATGCACCTTACACTTTCCATGATAGTACAGGTAAGCTTACTGGATTTGATGTTGAAATAGCTCAAGAAATTGCTAAAAGAATTGGTGTAAAGCCAGAATTCGTTGAAACAAAATGGGATGGAATGCTTGCAGGACTTGATGCAAAAAGATTTGATATTGTTGTAAATGAAGTTGGAATTAATGATGAAAGAAAACAAAAATATGATTTTTCTGATCCATATGTAACTTCAAAAGCGTTATTAATAGTAAAGGGTGATAATACATCAATAAAATCTTTTGATGACCTTAAAGGTAAGAAAGCAGCTCAAACATTAACAAGTAACTTTGGTAAACTTGCTAAAGCAAGCGGAGCTGATATAGTAGAAGCTGATGGATTTAATCAATCGATCGATTTATTAACTTCAGGTAGAGTAGATGCTACTATAAATGATAGTTTATCTTACTATGACTTAAAGAAACAAAAACCAGACCTTCAAGTAAAAATAGCAGCAGAATATAAAGATGCTGATCAAAGTGCAGTTTTAATAAACAAGGGAAACAAAGAATTAGTAGATGCAGTAAACAAAGCTTTAGCAGATATGAAGAGTGATGGTACTTACTTAGAAATATCTAAAAAGTACTTTAATGAAGATGTATCTAAATAG
- a CDS encoding DEAD/DEAH box helicase produces the protein MNNDILDFKNYSIKDEILKALNELSYMHPSKVQQEVIPLALKKQDIVVKAETGSGKTAAFAIPLCNLIDTEIKNPKALVLTPTRELAIQVKEDISNIGRYKKIRASAIFGKQPFTTQINELKQRVHIVVGTPGRIIDHINRGTLVTDDISFLVLDEADEMLNMGFLEQVEEILSSLPKNRINMLFSATMPDKIKEVYTKYMNNPKLIEIKPEGSKIDRINQGYYLVKETDKFSLLEKVLLKENPDSAILFCGTQDKVSEVYSKLKNKTYPVKELHGGMLQKDRIKTLEDFKAGSYRFLVATDIAARGIDVEKISLVINYDIPMEKEKYVHRIGRTGRAGNTGRALTFVTPYEDRFLKELEEYINYEIPKLTPPAKEDFLPNKESFKLKNESFKNITTRNKKEVKAGITKIYLNGGKKKKIRPGDIVGALCKIPDVSIDDIGIIDVQENVSYVDILNGKGSKVLKSLQTSKIKGKDLKAEIAKS, from the coding sequence TTGAATAATGATATATTAGATTTTAAAAACTACAGTATAAAAGATGAAATTTTAAAAGCCCTTAATGAGCTATCTTATATGCATCCATCAAAAGTACAGCAAGAGGTTATTCCACTAGCTTTAAAAAAACAAGACATCGTTGTTAAAGCGGAAACTGGTAGTGGTAAAACTGCTGCTTTCGCTATTCCTCTATGCAACTTAATTGATACAGAAATTAAAAATCCTAAAGCATTAGTTCTAACTCCTACAAGAGAGCTTGCTATTCAAGTAAAAGAAGATATTAGCAACATTGGTCGTTATAAAAAGATAAGAGCTTCAGCCATATTTGGAAAGCAACCCTTCACTACACAAATAAATGAACTTAAACAAAGAGTTCATATAGTTGTCGGAACTCCAGGTCGTATAATAGATCATATAAATAGAGGAACTTTAGTAACTGATGACATTTCGTTTTTAGTTCTAGATGAAGCTGATGAAATGCTTAATATGGGATTTTTAGAACAGGTTGAAGAGATTCTATCCTCACTTCCTAAAAACAGAATTAATATGCTATTTTCAGCTACAATGCCAGATAAAATTAAGGAAGTATATACTAAGTATATGAATAATCCTAAACTTATTGAAATTAAGCCAGAAGGATCAAAGATTGATAGAATTAATCAGGGCTATTATTTAGTAAAAGAAACTGATAAATTTTCTTTACTTGAAAAAGTTCTTCTTAAAGAAAACCCTGATAGTGCTATTTTATTTTGTGGCACTCAAGATAAAGTAAGCGAAGTCTATTCTAAATTAAAGAATAAAACATATCCAGTTAAAGAGCTTCATGGTGGTATGCTTCAAAAAGATAGAATTAAAACCTTAGAGGATTTTAAAGCTGGTAGTTATAGATTTTTGGTAGCTACAGACATCGCAGCTAGGGGAATAGATGTAGAGAAGATTTCTTTAGTAATAAATTATGATATTCCTATGGAAAAAGAAAAATATGTACATAGAATAGGTAGAACTGGAAGGGCGGGTAATACAGGAAGAGCTTTAACCTTTGTTACTCCATATGAAGATAGATTTTTAAAAGAACTTGAAGAATATATAAATTATGAAATTCCAAAGTTAACCCCACCTGCAAAAGAGGATTTCCTTCCTAATAAGGAATCCTTTAAATTAAAAAATGAAAGCTTTAAAAATATAACAACTAGAAATAAAAAAGAAGTTAAAGCTGGTATTACAAAAATCTACTTAAATGGAGGCAAAAAGAAAAAAATCCGTCCTGGAGACATAGTTGGCGCCTTATGTAAAATTCCTGATGTATCAATAGATGACATTGGAATAATTGATGTCCAAGAGAATGTTTCATATGTAGATATTTTAAATGGAAAAGGTTCTAAAGTTTTAAAGTCTCTTCAAACTTCCAAAATAAAAGGAAAAGATCTTAAAGCAGAAATAGCTAAATCATAA
- a CDS encoding amino acid ABC transporter ATP-binding protein produces MITVKGLKKHYGKLEVLKGIDLEVNEGEVLCLIGPSGSGKSTLLRCLNSLEEVTEGHVMINSKEITGKGVDINKLREEIGMVFQSFNLFPHLNVLKNITLAPTELNKLSKEEAESKAMELLRKVGLEEKSHVFPQSLSGGQQQRVAIARALAMNPKIMLFDEPTSALDPEMVGEVLNVMKELANEGMTMVVVTHEMGFAREVGDRVIFMDGGYIVEQGKPEEVFNNPQNQRTIDFLNKVL; encoded by the coding sequence ATGATCACAGTCAAAGGGCTTAAGAAGCACTATGGAAAATTAGAAGTTCTTAAAGGCATTGATCTAGAAGTGAATGAAGGAGAAGTGCTATGTTTGATAGGACCTTCAGGATCAGGTAAGAGTACTCTGTTAAGATGCTTAAACTCCCTAGAGGAAGTAACTGAAGGACATGTTATGATAAATAGCAAAGAAATTACTGGAAAGGGTGTAGATATAAATAAATTAAGAGAAGAAATTGGGATGGTTTTTCAATCTTTTAATTTATTTCCACATCTTAATGTGTTGAAAAATATCACACTTGCGCCAACTGAACTAAATAAGCTTTCTAAAGAAGAGGCGGAAAGCAAGGCTATGGAATTGCTAAGAAAAGTAGGGTTAGAGGAAAAAAGTCATGTTTTCCCTCAAAGTTTATCAGGTGGACAACAACAGAGAGTAGCTATTGCTAGAGCTTTAGCTATGAATCCTAAAATAATGTTGTTTGATGAGCCTACATCAGCATTAGATCCAGAAATGGTTGGTGAAGTTTTAAATGTAATGAAAGAACTAGCAAATGAAGGAATGACGATGGTTGTTGTAACTCACGAAATGGGATTTGCTAGGGAAGTAGGGGATAGAGTAATATTCATGGATGGTGGATACATTGTTGAACAAGGTAAGCCAGAAGAAGTATTTAACAACCCTCAAAATCAAAGAACTATAGATTTCTTAAATAAAGTTTTGTAG
- a CDS encoding amino acid ABC transporter permease, translated as MEFMTLLQDSFPSLLSGLLVTLKITIFSLVFASIIGLVVGLLNISSNKILKRIAVIYIDIIRGTPLIVQAFFIYFGIPSVMGIRIDPVLAGIIALSLNAGAYMAEIFRAGIQSVHKGQMEAARSLGLSYGKAMRKVILPQAIRTMIPSIINQFIISLKDTSILSVIGLRELTQSGQIIIASNFKSFQIWLIVGVMYFIIITTISIISKRIERRLSYDHSQRA; from the coding sequence ATGGAATTTATGACGTTATTACAAGATAGCTTTCCTAGTTTATTAAGCGGATTACTTGTAACATTAAAAATCACAATTTTTTCTCTAGTATTTGCTTCAATAATCGGTTTGGTGGTTGGATTATTAAACATATCAAGTAATAAAATTCTTAAAAGAATAGCAGTAATATATATAGATATTATTAGAGGTACTCCACTAATAGTTCAGGCATTTTTCATATATTTTGGTATACCAAGTGTTATGGGTATTAGGATTGACCCTGTATTAGCAGGTATTATTGCATTAAGCTTAAATGCAGGTGCATATATGGCTGAAATATTTAGAGCAGGTATACAATCAGTTCATAAAGGACAAATGGAAGCCGCAAGAAGCTTAGGATTAAGTTACGGAAAAGCAATGAGAAAAGTAATCTTACCTCAAGCTATAAGAACAATGATACCTTCAATTATAAATCAGTTCATTATTTCGTTAAAAGATACTTCTATACTATCAGTTATAGGATTAAGGGAATTAACGCAAAGTGGACAAATTATAATAGCTTCAAACTTTAAATCTTTTCAAATATGGTTAATTGTTGGAGTTATGTACTTTATTATAATTACTACAATATCTATAATTTCAAAGAGAATTGAAAGGAGATTAAGCTATGATCACAGTCAAAGGGCTTAA
- a CDS encoding transporter substrate-binding domain-containing protein, whose translation MIKKTLSILAAITIAASIFTGCGKKNDDTASKKYIISTDVTFAPFEFEQDGKYTGIDVDLLAAIAKDQGFDYELKPMDFNGIIPALTSNQIDAAIAGMSITDERKKSVDFSEPYFESGVSMAVGVDNNSIKSLDDLKGKTVAVKKGTAGAKFAEGLKDKYGLNIKYFDNSPNMYQEVANKNSDVLFEDYPVIAYKISLDKDKPTLKVVGDKQDLNSYGFAVNKGKNKELLDKFNAGLKKLKENGEYDKILAKYLK comes from the coding sequence ATGATTAAGAAAACTTTATCTATACTTGCAGCGATAACAATCGCAGCATCAATTTTTACAGGATGTGGAAAGAAAAATGATGACACTGCATCTAAGAAATATATCATATCTACAGATGTAACTTTCGCACCATTTGAATTTGAACAAGATGGAAAATACACTGGTATTGATGTGGATCTTTTAGCTGCAATTGCAAAAGATCAAGGATTTGATTATGAATTAAAACCAATGGATTTCAACGGAATTATTCCAGCTTTAACTTCAAATCAAATTGATGCAGCTATCGCAGGTATGAGTATAACTGATGAAAGAAAGAAGTCGGTTGATTTCTCAGAACCATATTTTGAATCAGGGGTTTCAATGGCTGTTGGCGTTGATAATAACTCAATAAAATCACTAGATGATTTAAAAGGAAAAACTGTTGCTGTAAAGAAAGGTACTGCAGGGGCAAAATTTGCAGAAGGACTTAAGGACAAGTACGGTTTAAATATTAAATATTTCGATAACTCACCAAATATGTACCAAGAAGTTGCTAATAAGAATTCTGATGTACTATTTGAAGATTATCCAGTTATAGCTTATAAAATTTCTTTAGATAAAGATAAGCCTACACTAAAAGTAGTTGGTGACAAACAAGATCTTAATTCTTATGGATTTGCTGTAAATAAAGGCAAAAATAAAGAATTATTAGATAAATTTAACGCTGGATTAAAGAAGTTAAAAGAAAATGGAGAATATGACAAAATATTAGCAAAATATTTAAAATAG
- a CDS encoding DUF975 family protein: MENSKKISIRYLKKNALKSLKGKWGLAIGATVLGGIIMSLPSFIVSAFTTNSLLKMANEFEQRGYNYNYNYNYDFNYDFSRMFQVQASNTGLIMILSLLVAGAIRFGLTRFNLNLIRDSKPRIEDIFSGFKKYLKTFLINLLLYIFRFLWGLLLALPIIVFVILFVISVIKNDDVSVAAVVLLYLGILASVIVLQIFLSRYAMAFYIFNDNDEIDVMDSLNMSIELMVGKKIKFFLMQLSFIGWGILAVLSCGIGFLWLIPYMRATEACFYQEITGYKENVDVIEL; this comes from the coding sequence TTGGAGAATAGTAAAAAGATAAGTATCAGATACTTGAAAAAGAATGCACTAAAATCATTAAAAGGCAAATGGGGCCTAGCTATAGGTGCAACTGTCTTAGGCGGAATCATAATGTCATTACCTTCATTTATTGTTTCAGCATTTACAACTAATTCATTATTGAAAATGGCAAATGAGTTTGAGCAAAGAGGATATAATTATAACTATAATTATAATTACGATTTTAATTATGATTTTAGTAGAATGTTTCAAGTTCAGGCATCAAATACAGGGCTAATAATGATTTTATCACTTCTAGTTGCTGGTGCAATTAGATTTGGGTTAACTAGATTTAATCTTAATTTAATTAGAGATTCAAAGCCTAGAATTGAGGATATATTCAGTGGATTCAAGAAGTATCTAAAAACTTTTTTGATTAACCTACTCCTATATATATTTAGATTTTTATGGGGATTATTATTGGCACTTCCGATAATTGTATTTGTAATTTTATTTGTAATTAGTGTCATTAAAAATGATGATGTTTCAGTTGCAGCTGTAGTATTACTTTATTTAGGAATATTGGCTTCGGTAATAGTATTACAGATATTCTTATCAAGATATGCAATGGCATTTTATATTTTTAATGATAATGATGAAATTGATGTAATGGATTCGTTGAATATGAGCATTGAACTTATGGTAGGGAAGAAGATAAAGTTCTTTCTAATGCAACTTAGCTTTATAGGCTGGGGCATACTTGCTGTATTGTCATGTGGTATAGGTTTCCTTTGGTTGATACCATATATGAGAGCTACTGAAGCTTGTTTCTATCAAGAAATAACTGGCTATAAAGAAAATGTAGACGTAATAGAACTTTAA
- a CDS encoding metallophosphoesterase family protein, translated as MNLVFAVISDTHIKSLNSREHEKLKDALMFINSRETNIDALVIAGDITNMGTKRAYKGFRSIIDTYINKTVEKILVMGNHDYLGLTNIKGAQKRFYENTGEKIHSHKIIKGYHFISISTEGRRICGVFGDSLKRWLSEQLKLAHESDPKKPIFLTVHQSIKGTVYGSSSWGNGDLYEIIEEYPQVIVFSGHSHHPTNDERAIHQQDFTSVSVGSTSYVQLEGEGLLGGIPSLAEEFSQGIMVNVENNQVRFSILDFSTKCMFKDKWIIDEPSEKSKFKYTEKREKNRRRPYFGNTSAIEIRNIGCNWIDIKFTQARHEDFVHSYIIKVIDVEKEVLVKETRVFSDYYLATRNLYFEFRQKQLRPNRKYMIIVKAIESFGNESEDFLLLLFITRDILIKKILQKSKPIWVNSASELNY; from the coding sequence ATGAATTTAGTTTTTGCAGTTATAAGTGATACGCATATAAAAAGTTTAAATTCTAGAGAACATGAAAAACTTAAGGATGCATTAATGTTTATTAACTCTAGGGAGACAAATATTGATGCCTTAGTTATTGCTGGAGATATTACTAATATGGGAACTAAGAGAGCCTATAAGGGTTTTAGAAGTATAATAGATACTTATATTAATAAAACTGTAGAGAAAATCTTGGTAATGGGAAATCATGATTATTTAGGCCTTACAAATATAAAAGGAGCTCAAAAGAGATTTTATGAGAATACTGGAGAAAAAATTCATAGTCATAAGATAATTAAAGGATATCATTTTATTTCTATAAGCACTGAAGGAAGAAGAATTTGTGGAGTTTTTGGTGATTCACTTAAGAGGTGGCTTTCAGAACAACTGAAACTTGCACATGAAAGTGACCCTAAAAAACCAATTTTTTTAACTGTTCATCAAAGTATAAAGGGTACGGTGTATGGTAGCTCAAGTTGGGGTAATGGAGATTTATATGAAATTATAGAGGAATATCCACAAGTAATTGTATTCTCCGGACATTCACATCACCCAACTAATGATGAAAGAGCAATTCACCAGCAGGATTTTACTTCAGTTTCAGTAGGGTCAACAAGTTATGTTCAATTAGAGGGGGAAGGACTCCTTGGAGGAATACCCAGTTTAGCAGAGGAGTTTTCCCAAGGAATAATGGTTAATGTGGAAAATAATCAAGTTAGATTTTCTATACTAGATTTCTCCACTAAGTGTATGTTTAAAGACAAATGGATAATTGATGAACCAAGCGAAAAAAGTAAGTTTAAATATACAGAAAAAAGAGAGAAAAATAGAAGAAGGCCGTACTTTGGTAATACTAGTGCAATTGAAATCAGAAATATTGGATGTAATTGGATTGATATTAAATTCACTCAAGCCAGACACGAAGATTTTGTTCATTCATATATTATTAAAGTAATAGATGTAGAGAAAGAAGTTCTAGTCAAGGAAACTAGAGTTTTTTCTGATTATTATCTTGCCACTCGGAATTTATATTTTGAATTTAGACAAAAGCAGTTGAGACCGAATAGAAAGTATATGATAATAGTAAAAGCAATAGAATCCTTTGGAAATGAAAGTGAAGATTTTCTTTTGCTCTTATTTATAACAAGAGATATACTAATAAAAAAAATATTACAGAAGAGTAAGCCTATTTGGGTAAACAGCGCTTCTGAATTAAATTATTAG